One window of Microcoleus vaginatus PCC 9802 genomic DNA carries:
- a CDS encoding 2-carboxy-1,4-naphthoquinone phytyltransferase, with product MTTKLIERPNSKLWLAAIKPPMYSVAVIPISVGTAIAFAETQTINSSNFSTFLMSAILIIAWLNLSNDVFDSETGIDKNKAHSLVNLTGNKALIFGLANLFLAVGVSGICAISWWQKDPTVILLVVLCCALGYTYQGPPFRLGYQGLGEIICFFTFGPLAFAAAYYSQTQTWSATNFAASAIVGITTSIILFCSHFHQIADDLAAGKKSPIVRLGTKKGAQLLEWLCGSVYALTVLFVALGMFPIWTLLIFGSLPFAIDLCRHVTDYHNQPTKVSNSKFIAVTLHFSSGLLLALGFAL from the coding sequence ATGACAACAAAGTTAATTGAACGTCCAAATAGTAAATTGTGGCTGGCGGCAATCAAGCCGCCCATGTACAGCGTTGCGGTGATTCCTATTTCAGTAGGAACAGCAATTGCTTTTGCCGAAACTCAAACGATTAATTCGTCAAATTTTTCGACATTTTTAATGTCAGCCATTTTGATTATAGCATGGCTGAATCTCAGCAATGATGTATTTGACTCGGAAACAGGCATCGATAAAAACAAAGCGCATTCCCTAGTTAACTTAACCGGAAATAAAGCTTTAATTTTCGGGCTGGCCAATCTGTTTTTAGCAGTCGGAGTGTCGGGAATATGCGCCATAAGCTGGTGGCAAAAAGACCCAACAGTAATTTTGCTAGTAGTTTTGTGCTGTGCTCTCGGCTACACTTATCAAGGGCCTCCGTTTCGCCTTGGCTATCAGGGTTTGGGGGAAATCATCTGCTTTTTCACCTTTGGGCCGCTAGCCTTTGCCGCTGCTTATTACAGTCAGACTCAAACTTGGTCGGCAACTAATTTTGCAGCTTCGGCCATCGTGGGAATTACTACGAGTATCATCTTATTTTGTTCCCACTTTCATCAAATTGCGGATGATTTGGCGGCAGGGAAAAAATCGCCAATTGTCCGACTCGGTACAAAGAAAGGTGCCCAGTTGTTGGAGTGGTTGTGCGGCAGCGTTTATGCTTTGACTGTGCTATTTGTGGCTTTGGGAATGTTCCCAATTTGGACGCTGTTGATTTTTGGGAGTTTGCCATTTGCGATCGACCTTTGCCGCCATGTCACAGACTATCACAACCAACCGACAAAGGTCAGCAACTCTAAGTTTATCGCAGTTACGCTGCATTTTTCGAGCGGATTGCTGCTGGCGTTGGGCTTTGCTTTGTAA
- the menH gene encoding 2-succinyl-6-hydroxy-2,4-cyclohexadiene-1-carboxylate synthase translates to MDKFNNYNFHYSLTGNKNQPTLLFLHGFTGSSLDFSRVIPLLSNSYCCLAVDLPGHGKTQVNGDESYYTMSNTAQALIELLDDLQIDKCLLLGYSMGGRLALYMTLHFPERFEKVVLESASPGLKTEKERSHRLEADLQQAQNLENSNIKNFLFNWYDRPLFKSLKNSPHFDKLIETRLANNPLELAKSLRNMGTGNQPSLWEKLAQNQIPILLLAGEYDDKFTTINTEIASLCPAATREIVPKAGHNIHFENIDKFVAVVRQFYD, encoded by the coding sequence ATGGACAAATTTAATAATTATAACTTTCACTATTCCTTAACTGGCAACAAGAATCAGCCGACACTTTTATTTTTGCATGGATTCACGGGCAGCAGTCTAGACTTTAGCAGGGTGATTCCCTTACTTTCTAACAGTTATTGCTGCTTAGCAGTTGACCTTCCCGGCCACGGAAAAACCCAAGTCAACGGCGACGAAAGTTACTACACTATGTCAAATACTGCCCAAGCATTAATCGAGTTATTAGATGATTTACAAATAGACAAATGTTTGTTGTTGGGCTATTCAATGGGCGGGCGATTGGCACTTTACATGACATTACATTTTCCAGAAAGATTCGAGAAAGTAGTGTTAGAGTCAGCTTCGCCAGGATTGAAAACAGAAAAAGAGCGATCGCACCGCCTGGAAGCCGATTTACAGCAAGCACAAAATCTGGAAAATAGCAACATTAAAAATTTTTTATTCAACTGGTACGATCGCCCTTTATTCAAATCTTTAAAAAACTCTCCCCACTTCGACAAACTCATAGAAACCCGCTTAGCAAACAATCCCTTAGAGTTAGCCAAATCACTCCGCAATATGGGAACCGGCAACCAGCCCTCTCTCTGGGAAAAACTCGCACAAAATCAAATTCCCATCCTCTTGCTAGCGGGAGAATATGATGATAAATTTACAACCATAAATACCGAAATTGCCAGCTTGTGTCCGGCCGCTACTCGGGAAATTGTACCAAAAGCTGGTCACAATATCCATTTTGAAAATATTGATAAGTTTGTCGCCGTTGTGAGACAATTTTATGATTAA
- a CDS encoding o-succinylbenzoate synthase, whose translation MLYQFEFRTYQRKFKRPLRTSHGIWDIRSGIILRVVGENGRIGWGEIAPLSWFGSESFEQALDFCHQLPANLSSEMIFAISPELPACQFGFESALSNEENSPPPAPPCQGGEKSENLTYLPQNGEKMQNRFSGLLPAGEPALQALQVLWLEGYRTFKWKIGVAAIEEELKIFQQLIQAMHNLCDRQSAFLRLDANGGLSYSQAKTWLQACDKVKETDFSADIEFVEQPLPVTQFQEMVELNAIYATPIALDESAANLDRIQECYSQGWRGLFVIKPAIAGSPSQLRKFCQTHNIDAVFSSVFETQIGRQAALNLATELSLNKRALGFGTDCWFDDNHSILDFRF comes from the coding sequence ATGCTTTATCAATTCGAGTTTCGCACTTATCAGCGAAAATTTAAGCGCCCCTTGCGAACAAGTCACGGCATCTGGGATATTCGCTCAGGAATTATCCTGCGAGTTGTTGGCGAAAATGGTCGAATTGGTTGGGGAGAAATTGCCCCTTTGAGTTGGTTTGGTTCAGAAAGTTTTGAGCAAGCTTTAGATTTTTGTCACCAGTTGCCAGCTAATCTTTCATCAGAGATGATTTTTGCTATTTCCCCTGAATTGCCGGCTTGTCAATTTGGCTTTGAGTCAGCACTATCAAACGAGGAAAATTCACCCCCCCCAGCCCCCCCTTGCCAAGGGGGGGAGAAAAGCGAAAATTTAACTTACCTTCCCCAAAATGGGGAGAAAATGCAAAATCGGTTCAGCGGTTTATTGCCAGCAGGTGAACCAGCTTTGCAGGCTTTGCAAGTTCTTTGGTTAGAGGGATATCGCACGTTTAAATGGAAAATTGGGGTTGCTGCAATTGAGGAAGAATTAAAGATTTTTCAGCAGCTAATCCAAGCAATGCACAATTTGTGCGATCGACAATCGGCATTTTTGCGGTTAGATGCCAACGGGGGACTCAGTTACTCGCAGGCTAAAACATGGCTGCAAGCTTGCGACAAGGTAAAAGAAACTGACTTTTCTGCAGACATTGAATTTGTGGAACAGCCGCTGCCCGTAACACAGTTTCAGGAAATGGTAGAATTGAATGCTATTTATGCAACTCCGATCGCCCTTGATGAATCTGCAGCCAACCTCGATCGCATCCAAGAGTGCTACAGCCAAGGCTGGCGGGGACTTTTCGTCATTAAACCTGCGATTGCTGGTTCCCCATCCCAACTGCGAAAATTTTGTCAAACTCACAATATAGACGCTGTTTTCTCATCAGTATTTGAAACCCAAATCGGCAGACAAGCAGCATTAAACTTAGCAACAGAATTGTCTTTAAATAAGAGAGCACTCGGCTTCGGCACGGATTGCTGGTTCGATGACAATCATTCGATTTTAGATTTTAGATTTTAG
- a CDS encoding 2-succinylbenzoate--CoA ligase, protein MATNLTVNILDIKSGLPDNWLIGCDSREFARIVDRVFLEITQNPAQKTPPKICLAEPEPVQFLASFTAACAAKGPIFLCNPNWVKPEWEQVFDLVQPDIFLGQYPLPKNPHIPVREGGLRLYSREFHSSGKSGFDTIMIPTGGSSGKIRFAIHNWETLTASVQGFQQYFQVDQINSFCVLPLYHVSGLMQFMRSFTTGGKLAIQPFKELESGKKSDLEPEEFFISLVPTQLQRLLQNPDTANWLGRFRAVLLGGAPAWSELLETARNYQIKLAPSYGMTETASQIATLKPQDFLAGNNSSGKILPHAKITIRSANGDILCDNQIGNIVVNAKSLALGYYPKNFGDRQYFQLDDLGFFDKNNYLNIIGRSSDKIITGGENVFPAEVEAVVRSTNLVADIAVIGLPDKDWGQVVTAIYVPANSEVTVKNLQAALEDKLSKFKRPKYWVIVEQLPRNSQGKVNREKLQEIALKYQ, encoded by the coding sequence ATGGCAACAAATCTCACAGTAAATATTCTGGATATCAAGTCGGGCTTGCCCGATAACTGGCTTATCGGTTGTGACAGTCGCGAATTTGCCCGAATTGTCGATCGGGTATTTCTTGAAATCACCCAAAATCCCGCACAAAAAACACCCCCAAAAATTTGCCTTGCCGAACCAGAACCCGTGCAATTTCTTGCCAGTTTCACCGCCGCCTGCGCCGCCAAAGGCCCCATTTTTCTCTGCAATCCCAACTGGGTAAAACCCGAATGGGAACAAGTCTTTGATTTAGTCCAACCAGACATATTTTTAGGACAATACCCGCTTCCCAAAAATCCCCATATCCCAGTCCGCGAAGGCGGACTTCGTTTGTATAGTCGCGAATTCCATTCGTCCGGTAAAAGCGGTTTTGATACGATCATGATTCCCACCGGCGGTTCGTCGGGAAAAATTCGTTTTGCCATCCACAATTGGGAAACACTAACAGCATCAGTACAAGGTTTTCAACAATATTTTCAAGTTGACCAAATCAACTCCTTTTGCGTTTTGCCCTTATATCATGTCAGCGGTTTAATGCAATTTATGCGTTCCTTTACTACCGGAGGAAAACTCGCTATTCAGCCATTTAAAGAATTAGAAAGTGGTAAAAAAAGCGACCTCGAACCAGAAGAATTTTTCATTTCTTTAGTTCCAACTCAACTGCAACGGCTGCTGCAAAATCCAGATACAGCTAATTGGCTGGGACGGTTTCGGGCCGTACTTTTGGGGGGTGCTCCCGCTTGGTCGGAACTTTTAGAAACAGCTAGAAACTATCAAATCAAATTAGCGCCTAGTTACGGCATGACAGAAACCGCCTCGCAAATTGCTACACTAAAACCCCAAGATTTTCTCGCGGGAAATAACAGTTCCGGTAAAATTTTACCGCACGCTAAAATAACTATTCGCAGTGCCAATGGCGATATTTTGTGCGATAATCAAATCGGAAATATTGTGGTAAATGCTAAATCTTTGGCGTTGGGTTATTATCCTAAAAATTTTGGCGATCGCCAATACTTCCAATTAGATGACTTGGGATTTTTTGATAAAAATAACTACTTAAATATCATCGGACGCAGCAGCGACAAAATTATTACAGGCGGAGAAAATGTATTTCCGGCGGAAGTTGAAGCCGTTGTGCGATCGACTAATTTAGTTGCGGATATTGCTGTAATTGGCTTGCCAGACAAAGATTGGGGTCAAGTCGTTACGGCTATCTACGTTCCCGCTAATTCCGAAGTTACGGTCAAAAATCTGCAAGCGGCACTAGAAGATAAGTTGAGCAAGTTTAAGCGACCGAAATATTGGGTAATCGTCGAACAATTGCCGCGCAATTCTCAAGGCAAAGTTAATCGAGAAAAATTGCAAGAAATTGCGCTCAAATATCAATAA
- a CDS encoding putative 2-dehydropantoate 2-reductase, whose amino-acid sequence MSNRNYAIVGTGALGGFYGARLQQAGLEVNFLLRSDYDQVRKHGLIVESPEGDFTLPHVRAYHNTHKMPKCDVVIVALKTTQNNFLPQILPPLLKDNGAVLVLQNGLNAEPEVAKIVGAERVVGGLCFLCSYKVGPGHICHLDYGTITLGEYAQDYKAIGITDRLHQIAKDFKRAHIPIKMSEDLLLSRWKKLVWNIPYNGLSVVLDARTDELMANPDTLILVKEMMGEVVAGAKSCDRIIPDDFIPQMLEYTQKMKPYRTSMKIDYDESRPLEVEAIFGNPIRVAQQAGIKLPQIEVVYRMLKFVDVQRQEAEKTRRLLGLS is encoded by the coding sequence ATGTCAAATCGCAATTATGCCATTGTGGGCACGGGAGCTTTAGGCGGATTCTACGGTGCTAGACTGCAACAAGCAGGTTTAGAAGTCAATTTTTTGCTACGCAGCGATTACGATCAGGTCAGAAAACACGGTTTGATTGTCGAGTCTCCCGAAGGCGACTTCACCCTCCCCCACGTCCGCGCCTACCACAACACGCATAAAATGCCTAAGTGCGACGTAGTAATTGTAGCGCTGAAAACAACTCAAAATAACTTTTTGCCCCAAATTTTGCCTCCTTTATTAAAGGATAACGGCGCGGTTTTAGTATTGCAAAACGGATTGAATGCCGAACCGGAAGTAGCTAAAATTGTCGGTGCAGAACGAGTGGTGGGCGGGCTGTGTTTTCTCTGCTCTTATAAAGTTGGGCCCGGTCACATCTGCCACCTAGATTACGGCACTATCACCTTGGGAGAATATGCCCAGGACTACAAAGCAATTGGTATTACTGATAGATTGCACCAAATTGCTAAGGATTTTAAACGTGCTCATATTCCTATTAAAATGAGCGAAGATTTGCTATTGTCAAGGTGGAAAAAGCTGGTTTGGAATATTCCTTATAACGGGCTGTCTGTAGTGTTGGATGCCAGAACTGACGAACTGATGGCTAATCCCGATACTCTGATTTTAGTCAAGGAAATGATGGGGGAAGTGGTAGCGGGAGCCAAAAGTTGCGATCGCATTATTCCCGATGACTTTATCCCACAGATGCTCGAATACACTCAGAAAATGAAGCCTTACCGCACGAGCATGAAAATCGATTATGATGAATCGCGACCCCTGGAAGTTGAGGCGATTTTTGGTAATCCGATACGGGTGGCGCAGCAAGCAGGTATTAAGTTGCCCCAAATAGAGGTAGTTTACCGAATGTTGAAGTTTGTGGATGTTCAAAGACAAGAAGCAGAGAAGACGAGAAGGCTGTTAGGTTTGTCGTAA
- a CDS encoding acyl-CoA thioesterase, protein MPFTYTRTVHFQDTDAAGVVYFANVLAMCHEAYEASLAASGINLKAFFSNPQVAFPIIHASLDFYRPMFAGDRLTIQLTPKQVTGDEFEIAYEVFSEEVAGRSAAKALTKHVCIDAVSRDRKQLSEDLMKWMRKFEIEISD, encoded by the coding sequence ATGCCTTTCACTTACACCCGCACTGTTCACTTTCAAGATACCGATGCTGCTGGAGTCGTTTACTTTGCTAACGTTTTGGCGATGTGCCACGAAGCTTACGAGGCATCTCTAGCAGCATCGGGAATCAATCTCAAAGCATTTTTCAGCAATCCCCAGGTTGCCTTCCCCATAATTCATGCTAGTCTAGATTTTTATCGCCCAATGTTTGCGGGCGATCGGCTGACGATTCAATTGACGCCCAAACAAGTTACTGGCGATGAATTTGAAATTGCCTATGAAGTATTTTCTGAGGAAGTTGCAGGAAGAAGCGCTGCTAAAGCTCTTACTAAGCACGTCTGCATCGATGCAGTTAGCCGAGATCGAAAACAGCTATCTGAAGACTTGATGAAGTGGATGAGGAAATTTGAGATTGAGATTTCAGATTAG
- a CDS encoding Tellurite resistance protein TerB: MGLFDKVSQTRQETDVTLGPAEAFAAIALIAVAADGYINDSESKAISMTLSRMQLFRSYPDDVMRKMLDRLLMILQRQGVEVLFNAALVTLPDELKETVFAVTTDIALADGEVSEEEEQLLNDLYSALGLSEDIALKIIDVMLIKNKG, encoded by the coding sequence ATGGGTTTATTTGATAAAGTATCGCAGACTCGCCAAGAAACGGACGTAACGTTAGGACCGGCCGAAGCATTTGCGGCGATCGCGCTAATTGCCGTAGCAGCCGACGGTTACATCAATGACAGCGAAAGTAAAGCGATTAGCATGACGCTATCTCGGATGCAACTGTTCCGTAGTTATCCCGATGACGTGATGAGAAAAATGCTCGATCGCCTGCTGATGATTCTGCAACGGCAAGGAGTTGAGGTACTGTTTAATGCTGCTTTGGTAACGCTTCCCGACGAACTTAAAGAAACTGTTTTTGCTGTCACAACTGATATCGCTTTAGCAGATGGCGAGGTTTCAGAAGAAGAAGAACAACTTTTGAACGATCTTTACAGTGCATTGGGGCTTTCCGAAGATATTGCCCTCAAGATTATAGACGTGATGTTGATTAAGAACAAAGGTTAA
- a CDS encoding ATP-binding protein, whose translation MSALTSGAIAQIRYLQRQAASLLLYQSVFKSPAGQAFLDLLQALYHSEVSGLDCLTAYGNWFKVQAAKNLSWKDSLISEILKDENPFSRRAQQTDFASLPPALVEAARHDLHVLQNIYDSSSDQLSKWVRVAGQLDAAPPIWHSESVKENGDLPLHGKVEKWSSATESLAAYYRQFGTGLFAESRAFAWRGGQLATISYPDRITLKELVCCDWQRDALVKNTEFLLAGYPALHVLLYGSRGSGKSSLVKSLLNEFGSRNLRLIEVSKSDLQDLPLIVDQLRGVPQKFIIFVDDLSFEEDDDAFKALKVVLEGNVTARSQNVVVYATSNRRHLIREFFDDRPRPRDGDEVHAWDTVQEKLSFSDRFGLTLTFEPADQNTYLTIVRHLAELAGIKLAPEDLDHRAKEWATRRNGRSGRTARQFVDFLKADLAIFHK comes from the coding sequence ATGTCAGCCCTAACTTCTGGTGCGATCGCCCAAATTCGTTACCTCCAGCGCCAAGCAGCATCCCTGCTGCTGTATCAATCGGTTTTCAAAAGCCCTGCAGGTCAAGCCTTTCTCGACTTGCTGCAAGCCCTCTACCACAGCGAAGTCAGCGGTTTAGACTGTCTGACAGCTTACGGCAACTGGTTCAAAGTTCAGGCTGCTAAAAATCTGAGCTGGAAAGATTCTCTAATTTCCGAAATTCTGAAAGACGAAAACCCCTTTTCTCGCCGAGCTCAGCAAACAGATTTTGCGAGTTTGCCCCCCGCTTTGGTGGAGGCAGCGCGACATGATTTACACGTGCTGCAAAATATTTACGACAGCAGCAGCGATCAGTTGAGCAAGTGGGTGCGGGTAGCGGGTCAACTTGACGCTGCACCTCCGATTTGGCATTCAGAAAGTGTCAAAGAAAATGGCGATTTGCCGCTGCACGGGAAAGTGGAAAAATGGTCGAGCGCTACGGAATCTTTGGCAGCTTATTATCGACAGTTTGGCACCGGCTTGTTTGCAGAATCTCGCGCTTTTGCGTGGCGGGGAGGGCAGTTGGCAACTATTTCGTATCCCGATCGCATAACTTTAAAAGAGTTGGTTTGCTGCGATTGGCAGCGGGATGCTCTTGTGAAAAATACGGAGTTTTTGCTGGCAGGTTATCCGGCTTTGCACGTTTTGCTGTACGGGAGCCGCGGTTCGGGCAAGTCTTCTTTGGTGAAGTCGCTGTTAAATGAATTTGGATCTCGCAATCTGCGCTTGATTGAAGTATCTAAATCCGACTTGCAAGATTTGCCACTAATTGTCGATCAGTTGCGGGGAGTTCCTCAAAAGTTTATTATTTTTGTGGACGACCTTTCCTTTGAGGAAGATGACGATGCTTTTAAAGCTCTGAAAGTTGTTTTGGAAGGAAATGTCACTGCTCGCTCTCAAAATGTGGTAGTTTACGCAACATCTAACCGCAGGCATTTAATTCGAGAGTTTTTTGATGACAGGCCTCGCCCCCGCGACGGAGATGAAGTTCACGCTTGGGATACTGTGCAGGAAAAACTTTCATTTAGCGATCGATTTGGCTTGACTTTAACTTTTGAGCCGGCCGATCAAAACACTTATTTAACAATTGTCCGACATCTGGCAGAACTTGCTGGAATCAAACTCGCTCCCGAGGATTTGGATCACCGAGCTAAAGAATGGGCAACTCGTCGCAATGGGCGATCGGGCAGGACTGCACGGCAGTTTGTTGATTTCCTGAAAGCAGATTTAGCCATTTTTCACAAGTAG
- a CDS encoding SDR family NAD(P)-dependent oxidoreductase, which yields MQLKPIDQQVVAVVGASSGIGRETAIQFAARGAKLVVSARSEPGLDSLVDEIRQIGGEAIAVPADVADFEQVKAIADRAIQQYGRLDTWVHLAAINLYAIFDQTTPEEFKRVIDVNLMGQVYGAMAALPHLKREGRGSLIHVSSVEGKRSFPYHSAYGASKHGIDGFLEAMRLELMHEGLSSINVTNVMPASMNTPLFNKSRTKIGVKPQGLPPFYQPDIVVDTILYAACHPTRDIIAGGAGRAMDLIQRLSPQLMDTLLLQFGAGFKLQKTSEPKSEDAPDNLFEPIAGFDRVEGDFSKQSRANSYSTWLETHPTAKWGAIAVTALGAFGLALLAV from the coding sequence ATGCAGCTTAAACCAATAGACCAACAAGTTGTCGCCGTTGTAGGAGCTTCCAGCGGGATCGGAAGAGAAACCGCTATTCAATTCGCGGCGCGGGGGGCGAAGTTGGTCGTTTCGGCTCGTAGCGAACCAGGATTGGATTCTCTAGTGGATGAAATAAGGCAGATAGGGGGCGAGGCGATCGCTGTGCCTGCAGACGTAGCAGATTTTGAACAGGTAAAAGCGATCGCAGACAGAGCGATCCAGCAATACGGGCGGCTTGATACCTGGGTGCATTTAGCCGCCATCAATCTCTACGCGATTTTTGACCAGACAACACCAGAGGAGTTTAAGCGCGTCATCGATGTGAACCTCATGGGACAGGTATACGGGGCGATGGCGGCACTGCCCCATCTCAAGCGCGAGGGACGAGGATCGCTGATCCATGTCTCCTCCGTGGAAGGCAAACGTTCGTTCCCATACCACAGCGCCTACGGGGCATCCAAGCATGGGATTGATGGCTTTTTGGAAGCCATGCGGCTTGAGTTGATGCACGAGGGTTTGTCCAGCATCAATGTAACCAATGTCATGCCAGCCTCAATGAACACGCCTCTGTTTAACAAATCCCGCACCAAGATAGGCGTAAAACCCCAAGGACTGCCGCCGTTTTACCAGCCCGATATCGTAGTTGACACTATCCTCTACGCGGCTTGTCACCCAACCCGTGACATTATCGCTGGAGGGGCAGGGCGGGCGATGGATCTAATTCAGCGACTCTCACCCCAATTAATGGATACCTTGCTGCTGCAATTCGGAGCGGGCTTTAAGCTGCAGAAAACCAGCGAACCGAAGTCCGAAGATGCTCCCGATAATTTATTTGAGCCGATCGCAGGCTTCGATCGCGTTGAGGGAGATTTTAGCAAGCAATCACGCGCGAATAGCTATTCCACCTGGCTGGAAACCCATCCCACGGCAAAGTGGGGTGCGATCGCCGTTACAGCGCTGGGAGCCTTCGGGTTAGCCCTGCTGGCAGTGTAA
- a CDS encoding SDR family NAD(P)-dependent oxidoreductase, whose product MQLKPINQQVVAVVGASSGIGRDTALQFAKRGAKLVVSARSESKLASLVDEIRGFGGEVTAVVADVSVFEQVKAIADRTVEVYGRLDTWVHVPAVGIFATFDNTTPEEFKRVIDVTLMGQVYGAMAALPHLKREGRGALIHISSMEGVRSLPYQSAYSAAKHGIEGFIEAMRLELQHENIPVSVTSVKPAVINTPFWNNGLTKLGVKPGGIPPYYDPRLVADAILYVAEHPTRDFLVGDSARALAALQRLSPEVADALLLLIGFQAQRSNEPKSPDDRNNLYEPVLNDTRVDGDYGNLVIPSVTDWLAKNPALQWGAAGVMALALLATQGFNHEK is encoded by the coding sequence ATGCAATTGAAGCCAATCAATCAGCAAGTTGTTGCCGTCGTTGGAGCTTCCAGCGGCATCGGACGCGACACCGCTCTTCAGTTTGCCAAGCGAGGGGCCAAGTTAGTTGTCTCCGCTCGCAGTGAGTCGAAGCTAGCCTCCCTAGTGGATGAGATTCGGGGCTTCGGTGGTGAGGTAACGGCTGTAGTTGCCGATGTGTCGGTGTTCGAGCAGGTCAAAGCGATCGCAGACCGTACCGTCGAAGTGTATGGGCGACTCGATACGTGGGTGCACGTCCCTGCTGTCGGCATTTTTGCCACATTCGACAACACCACACCCGAAGAGTTTAAGCGCGTCATTGATGTGACCTTGATGGGGCAGGTATACGGTGCAATGGCGGCGCTACCCCATCTCAAGCGTGAGGGACGGGGGGCGCTGATCCACATCTCTTCAATGGAAGGTGTGCGAAGTCTCCCTTACCAAAGTGCATACTCCGCCGCCAAGCACGGCATTGAGGGATTCATCGAAGCTATGCGCCTGGAGTTGCAACATGAGAACATACCTGTCAGCGTGACGAGCGTGAAACCAGCGGTCATTAATACACCCTTCTGGAACAATGGCCTCACCAAGCTAGGCGTAAAGCCAGGAGGGATACCGCCCTACTACGACCCCAGGTTGGTAGCTGACGCCATCCTCTACGTTGCTGAACACCCAACTCGTGACTTCTTGGTTGGGGATTCGGCTAGAGCTCTAGCTGCGTTACAGCGGCTTTCACCCGAAGTGGCAGATGCCTTGTTGCTGCTCATCGGCTTCCAGGCTCAACGCAGCAACGAGCCGAAGTCTCCAGACGATCGGAACAACCTTTACGAGCCTGTCCTAAACGATACCAGAGTTGATGGAGACTATGGCAATTTAGTGATACCGAGCGTTACTGACTGGCTGGCTAAGAATCCCGCTCTCCAGTGGGGTGCGGCTGGTGTGATGGCTTTAGCTTTGCTGGCAACACAAGGCTTCAACCACGAAAAGTGA
- a CDS encoding class III poly(R)-hydroxyalkanoic acid synthase subunit PhaE, translated as MSILSLSYQYYVADVNMWESWFDFIKSATTPATPAAVKATQNQAELWQIYLKGLQKLTQLWAESLQQSLESGTGGVGGYAGALIELSSLYWNMYEKTFGSVLQSPNLGYAREFNNKLLKSFDAGINFSKAKFDYQIVLLDVWLKASEELMRELASSEEKGETVQNWQQLLQVWSSVFDGVFLQRFRAEDALEVRGNFLNSAMIYRLYQQQLTEVFLKMYDLPTRGEVDEIHHSIYELRKEVKSLKKALAESQIKG; from the coding sequence ATGTCGATCTTGTCCCTTTCATATCAATATTATGTAGCAGACGTAAATATGTGGGAAAGCTGGTTCGATTTCATCAAGTCTGCAACAACTCCCGCAACACCTGCTGCGGTCAAGGCTACTCAAAATCAAGCCGAGTTGTGGCAGATTTACCTGAAGGGGCTGCAAAAGTTGACTCAGCTTTGGGCAGAATCACTACAGCAGTCACTAGAGAGCGGAACCGGAGGAGTAGGGGGTTACGCTGGAGCATTGATTGAACTCAGCAGCCTCTACTGGAATATGTATGAAAAGACATTTGGTAGCGTTCTGCAAAGCCCAAACTTGGGATACGCTCGTGAGTTCAACAACAAACTGCTTAAAAGTTTTGATGCCGGGATCAACTTTTCTAAGGCCAAGTTTGACTATCAAATAGTGCTACTTGATGTCTGGCTGAAAGCTTCTGAGGAGCTGATGCGAGAGTTAGCCTCTTCTGAAGAAAAGGGCGAAACGGTTCAGAACTGGCAGCAGTTACTCCAAGTTTGGAGTAGCGTATTTGACGGAGTATTTCTACAAAGGTTCCGTGCAGAAGATGCTCTTGAAGTTCGAGGAAATTTTTTGAACTCCGCCATGATATACAGGCTTTATCAGCAACAGCTCACGGAAGTGTTTCTGAAGATGTATGACCTGCCAACTCGGGGCGAAGTAGACGAGATTCACCACAGCATTTACGAGCTGCGTAAGGAAGTTAAAAGCCTTAAAAAAGCATTAGCAGAATCTCAGATAAAAGGTTGA